ACATGGTGGCGCCCGCGGCGAATCGCCTGGCGAGCGTGAAAGCGGTGGCGGCCAAGCCCTCGGCCAGTTCGGCGCCCAGCCCGCGATCGATCGCGGTGGTGGCCATCACTTTGCCTCCCTCCTGTCGTCCTCTAACGCGGTCAGCATCGAGACCGCGGCCTGACCCAGCGCCAGCCCGCCGTCGTTCGGCGGCACCGTGTGGTGGGTCAGCACCTCGAATCCCGCCCGGCGCAATCGCTTACGGCACGCGCGGAGCAACAGCACGTTCTGGAACACCCCGCCGGTAAGGCCCACCAACCGGATCGGGCCGGCCACCTGAGCGACCACCGTGACGACGGCGTCGGCGACCGCCTCGTGGAACGCCGCGGCCAGCGACGCGGGCGGTGTGCCGGCGTACAGGGCCGACACCATCGTCTGCACCATGGTGCCGGGATCGATCACCCCGTCGGCGCGCACCATGAGCGGCAGCGACGGCCCGGGTGCCTCACCGGCCGACTCGGCCAGCGCCTCGAGCTCGGCGGCGGCCTGGCCCTCGTAGTCGATCCGGTGCCGCACGCTCAACAGGGAGGCGACGGCGTCGAACAGTCGGCCCATGCTCGAACACGGCACGCATCCCGTCCCGCTCTCCAATTGCGAACGGGTGAACCGCAATTCGTCCGGTGTCGCCGCGGCGACCGGCGCCAGGTCCGGGGTCCAGTCGATGCCGGCCATCCACAACTGGGACAGCGCCATCCGCCACGGGTTGCGCACCGCGGCGTCACCGCCCGGCAGCGGCACCGGCAGCAGGTGGCCGGCCCGGACGAAACGGTGGCTGTCGGTTCCGAGCGTGAGAATCTCGCCGCCCCAGATGGTTTGGTCGCGGCCGTAGCCGGTGCCGTCGAAGGCGACCCCGACGATGGGTTCGCCGATGCGCCCGTGCTCGGCCAGCAGCGAGACCACGTGCGCGTGGTGGTGTTGGACCAGGTCTAGCGGCCGATCGCCGGCGTGCCGCTCCGCCCAGCTTCGGGTGTGGTATCCGGGATGCAGATCGGCGGCCAATCGCGCTGGCGCACCGCGTATTTCGCTGAGCTGGCCCACCGCGCGCTCGAACGCGCGCAGCGTCTCCCAGGTGGCCATGTCGCCGATGTGACCGGACAGGTAGGCGCGCGGGCCGTCGGTGAGGCAGAAGGTGTTCTTCAGCTCCCCGCCGACGGCGAGCACGGCCGGGCCCGCCCGCCCGAAATCGACCGGTAGCGGCGCATAGCCGCGGGACCGGCGGATCGGCAGTTCGGACGCCCCTGCCTGGTCCCTGACGACGCGCACCACCGAGTCGTCGCACGGCACGTGGATCGGGCGGTCGTGATCGAGGACCGCGTCACAGAGAACCGAAAGCCTTTGTGCGGCATCGTCGTCGGTGAAACAGATGGGCTCGTCGGAACGGTTCGCACTGGTCAGCACCAGAGCGTCGGGCACCTCTTCGGCGGCCCCGGGCACCGGCGCCAGCAGCAGGTGATGGACGGGGGAGTACGGCAGCATCAGCCCGAGCAGCGGGCTACCGGGTGCGACGGCGGCGGCGACCGGCGCGCCGTTGCTTCGGGGGAGCCGCCGCAGCAACACGATCGGGCGGGCGGGGCTTGACAGCACGGCGGCCTCGTCGTCGTCGACGAGGGCGTAGCGGCGCGCCACCTCGAGGTCGCGGACCAGCATGGCGAAGGGCTTGGCGCCCCGCGCCTTTCGTGCCCGCAGCGCACCGACCGCCTCGTCGTCGTCGACGGCGCAGGCCAGGTGATAGCCACCGATGCCCTTGACGGCGACCACTGGGCCTCCTGGGCCCCCCGCCAGCGCGTGCTGGGTGGCCGCCAGCGCGGCATCCGATCCGTCTACCCGGCCGGCCGGAGACGAGAACCACAGCGACGGACCGCATTCGGGGCAGGCGATCGGCTGCGCGTGGAACCGGCGATCCGCCGGATCGTGGTATTCGGCGGCGCATCGCTCGCACATGGCGAATGCCGACATGGTGGTGGCCGGCCGGTCGTACGGCAGCTCGCGGATGATGGTGAACCGCGGCCCGCAGTTGGTGCAGGTCACGAACGGGTGCCGGTAACGCCGGTCGTGCGGGTCGAACAGCTCGGCGACGCAGTCGTCGCACACCGCGATATCGGGCGGCATCGGCGTTCGGGCGCCCGCGATCGTCCGGCTCGCCACGATCCGGAACTCGGGCGCGCACCCGCGGTCGGCGGTGAGGTCGGTGACCGAGACCGCGGTGATCCGCGCCAGCGGCGGGGCCTCGGCCCGTAGCCGGCGGCCGAATTCGTCCAGCCGCGCGCGTTCGCCCTGCGCCTCGACAAAGACCGCGCCCGAATCGTTTCCGACGAATCCCCCCAGGCCCAGCTCGGTGGCGATCCGGTGGACGAAAGGACGAAAGCCGACCCCCTGAACGACACCGGTCACGGTGAAGCGCCGCCGAACGTCCTCGGACCCCGACAATACGGCAAGCATCAGGGGCGACTCGGTCATCTCAACCGCCCTCCAGGCCGGCCGCCGGATCGGTGCCGCCCCTGCCCATCAGCTCGAGACCGGCCATCGCCTGCTCGGCCCCGGCGCGGTCTGTCTTCTCGACGGCGAAGCCCATATGGATGATTATCCAGTCACCGGGCGCGAACGTCTCTTCCGGCAGCATGCCGACGTTGACCTTGCGCCGCTCACCGGCGACGTCGACCAGCGCGAGCTGCCCCTCGTAGCCGTCCAGCATCCGGATCACTTGACCGGGTATCCCCAGGCACATGGCTCAGCGGTCCTCCCGCACGGGCGCGGCCGCCGAGGTTTGCAACGCCGCGACGATCTCCTCGACGGCCCGCGCGGCCCGGGGGACGGCCTTGGCCACGGGTTCGGTGAGGCCGATGCCCTCCTCGACGCTGCCCGCCTCGCACCCGACGACGACCGTGTAGGGCGGGCTGCCACCCAGCGCCCGCAGGCTGGCGAAGACCGCGGCCGGATCCATGCCGTGGGCGTCGAGACCGGGTGTGCCGGAACCGGATTCGTGGTCGGCCTGGAAGACGTGCAACGTGCCCGGGTTGCCGCGGCTGGGTACCGCGTCGACGAGGACCAGCGTGTCCCATTCCTCGAG
The nucleotide sequence above comes from Mycobacterium malmoense. Encoded proteins:
- a CDS encoding hydrogenase maturation protease; protein product: MTARILVAGIGNIFLGDDGFGSEVVRNAQIGQDDPRVRVIDYGIAGMHLAYDLLEEWDTLVLVDAVPSRGNPGTLHVFQADHESGSGTPGLDAHGMDPAAVFASLRALGGSPPYTVVVGCEAGSVEEGIGLTEPVAKAVPRAARAVEEIVAALQTSAAAPVREDR
- the hypF gene encoding carbamoyltransferase HypF, which translates into the protein MTESPLMLAVLSGSEDVRRRFTVTGVVQGVGFRPFVHRIATELGLGGFVGNDSGAVFVEAQGERARLDEFGRRLRAEAPPLARITAVSVTDLTADRGCAPEFRIVASRTIAGARTPMPPDIAVCDDCVAELFDPHDRRYRHPFVTCTNCGPRFTIIRELPYDRPATTMSAFAMCERCAAEYHDPADRRFHAQPIACPECGPSLWFSSPAGRVDGSDAALAATQHALAGGPGGPVVAVKGIGGYHLACAVDDDEAVGALRARKARGAKPFAMLVRDLEVARRYALVDDDEAAVLSSPARPIVLLRRLPRSNGAPVAAAVAPGSPLLGLMLPYSPVHHLLLAPVPGAAEEVPDALVLTSANRSDEPICFTDDDAAQRLSVLCDAVLDHDRPIHVPCDDSVVRVVRDQAGASELPIRRSRGYAPLPVDFGRAGPAVLAVGGELKNTFCLTDGPRAYLSGHIGDMATWETLRAFERAVGQLSEIRGAPARLAADLHPGYHTRSWAERHAGDRPLDLVQHHHAHVVSLLAEHGRIGEPIVGVAFDGTGYGRDQTIWGGEILTLGTDSHRFVRAGHLLPVPLPGGDAAVRNPWRMALSQLWMAGIDWTPDLAPVAAATPDELRFTRSQLESGTGCVPCSSMGRLFDAVASLLSVRHRIDYEGQAAAELEALAESAGEAPGPSLPLMVRADGVIDPGTMVQTMVSALYAGTPPASLAAAFHEAVADAVVTVVAQVAGPIRLVGLTGGVFQNVLLLRACRKRLRRAGFEVLTHHTVPPNDGGLALGQAAVSMLTALEDDRREAK
- a CDS encoding HypC/HybG/HupF family hydrogenase formation chaperone, which codes for MCLGIPGQVIRMLDGYEGQLALVDVAGERRKVNVGMLPEETFAPGDWIIIHMGFAVEKTDRAGAEQAMAGLELMGRGGTDPAAGLEGG